A genome region from Desulfovibrio sp. TomC includes the following:
- a CDS encoding electron transfer flavoprotein subunit alpha, translating to METILFVSPVAADGTLAKASLEALTCAKTLAEGLGAPLAVGLYGADVAPAAAAVAACGPVFAVTGEAFAASRYATDVAAMEALAAAAAATIVIAADDSRASRALPGAAARLGGRIDAHVTAVAAKDGAPVATRGYYRQRMAAELTRTARPWCLTVSGGCYAAYDGAPGQAAVTAVAVAVTEAMTRTTVKAIVAPSADEQTIRPDAATLFVAGAGWTKKQADGVPHVTEAGQLILGFLGKAKASLGSSKSLVDMGGEGESVLPFLTHLHQVGQTGATPRHPKGLATCCHGEEPHVVGWRFITERRAVNLDASCGWAQGKADVLYVADAFEVMRKINELLG from the coding sequence ATGGAAACCATTCTTTTTGTCTCTCCCGTGGCCGCCGACGGGACCTTGGCCAAAGCGTCCCTTGAAGCCCTGACCTGCGCCAAAACCCTGGCCGAAGGCCTGGGCGCGCCCCTGGCTGTCGGACTCTACGGAGCCGATGTCGCCCCGGCCGCCGCTGCCGTGGCTGCCTGCGGCCCGGTCTTCGCCGTCACCGGCGAAGCCTTTGCCGCCTCGCGCTACGCCACCGATGTCGCGGCCATGGAAGCCCTGGCCGCGGCGGCCGCGGCCACTATCGTCATTGCGGCCGACGACTCCCGGGCTTCGCGGGCCCTGCCCGGCGCGGCCGCCCGCCTGGGCGGACGCATCGATGCCCACGTCACCGCCGTGGCCGCCAAGGACGGCGCGCCCGTGGCCACCCGCGGCTACTACCGCCAGCGCATGGCTGCCGAACTGACCCGCACAGCCCGGCCCTGGTGCCTCACCGTCTCCGGCGGCTGCTACGCCGCTTATGACGGCGCGCCCGGCCAGGCGGCCGTCACGGCCGTGGCTGTGGCCGTCACCGAGGCCATGACCCGCACCACGGTCAAAGCCATCGTCGCCCCCTCGGCCGATGAGCAGACCATCCGCCCCGACGCGGCCACGCTGTTTGTGGCCGGCGCCGGCTGGACCAAAAAACAGGCCGACGGCGTGCCCCACGTCACCGAAGCCGGCCAGTTGATCCTGGGGTTCCTGGGCAAGGCCAAGGCGTCGCTTGGCAGCAGCAAGTCCCTGGTCGATATGGGCGGCGAAGGCGAATCCGTGCTGCCGTTTCTCACCCACCTGCATCAGGTCGGCCAGACCGGCGCGACGCCGCGTCACCCCAAAGGACTGGCCACCTGCTGCCACGGCGAAGAACCGCATGTTGTCGGCTGGCGCTTTATTACCGAACGCCGGGCCGTCAACCTCGACGCCTCCTGCGGCTGGGCCCAGGGCAAAGCCGATGTGCTCTACGTGGCCGACGCCTTTGAGGTTATGCGCAAGATCAACGAATTGTTGGGATAA